One genomic window of Aliiroseovarius sp. M344 includes the following:
- a CDS encoding FAD-binding oxidoreductase, producing MDILERLRDAIGTAHVLTSADADPWTRDWLGKYHSAPKAVLRPGSTRDVQAIMAIANETGTPVVPVSGNTSLSGGTQAAEGSLVLSLSRMNRIRSIRPDARLAIVDGGVVLETLQVAVAAHDLNFPMSFGAKGSCMIGGMLATNAGGSNVLRHGNTRDLCIGIEAILPNGEVLNLMSELHKDNSGYDLRDLLIGSEGTLAVITGAVLKLVPAPKARATAMLAVSSLGDALSILNRLQEETGGAVEAFEYMPSAYLDTLAKRHQNLRPPFSDHHDINILAEVGSTVARDATPDDDGSIPLTSRLEEILAGFMDEGAITDAVIAQNDTQRTEMWDRREAAAEVMLSRRPLVNNDIALPLDRVEEFLTRMAGELSAIDPDAEVIEVAHLGDGNIHYAVFPSDASFVTPIMERVEDVTIEMGGSFSAEHGIGLSKLPSMQRRKDPVALTVMKQIKQALDPKEIMNPGKVLPE from the coding sequence ATGGATATTTTGGAACGGCTTCGCGACGCGATTGGTACAGCTCATGTCCTGACAAGCGCCGATGCAGATCCGTGGACCCGCGACTGGCTGGGCAAGTATCACAGTGCGCCCAAGGCAGTACTGCGACCCGGCTCGACGCGCGATGTGCAGGCTATCATGGCCATTGCCAATGAGACGGGCACGCCTGTTGTCCCCGTTTCGGGCAACACCAGTTTGTCAGGCGGAACCCAGGCGGCAGAAGGCAGCTTGGTGCTGTCACTTTCTCGCATGAACCGCATCCGTTCGATCCGCCCAGACGCGCGGCTTGCCATCGTTGATGGCGGCGTTGTGCTGGAAACCCTGCAAGTCGCTGTTGCGGCCCATGACCTGAACTTTCCGATGAGCTTCGGAGCCAAGGGGTCGTGCATGATCGGCGGCATGCTCGCCACAAATGCAGGCGGATCAAACGTCCTGCGCCATGGCAACACCCGTGATTTGTGCATCGGGATCGAAGCGATTCTGCCCAATGGCGAGGTGCTCAATCTGATGAGCGAGTTGCACAAAGACAATTCCGGTTACGACCTCCGCGACCTGCTCATCGGTTCTGAAGGGACGCTGGCGGTCATAACGGGCGCGGTCCTGAAGTTGGTGCCTGCCCCGAAAGCGCGCGCCACCGCCATGCTTGCGGTCTCGTCGCTTGGCGACGCCCTGTCCATTCTTAACCGCCTGCAGGAAGAAACTGGCGGCGCTGTTGAAGCTTTTGAATATATGCCCAGCGCTTATTTAGACACGCTTGCCAAGCGGCACCAGAACTTGCGACCGCCGTTCTCTGACCACCATGACATCAATATTTTGGCTGAAGTCGGATCAACTGTTGCGCGTGACGCCACCCCCGACGATGACGGGTCCATCCCCCTTACGTCGCGATTGGAAGAGATTTTGGCTGGGTTCATGGACGAAGGTGCCATCACTGATGCGGTCATTGCCCAAAACGATACGCAGCGCACCGAGATGTGGGACCGTCGCGAAGCCGCCGCTGAGGTCATGTTGTCCCGTCGCCCCTTGGTGAACAATGACATCGCCCTCCCCCTTGATCGCGTGGAAGAATTCCTGACACGCATGGCGGGTGAGCTTTCGGCGATAGACCCCGACGCGGAGGTCATCGAGGTTGCACATTTGGGTGACGGCAACATCCACTATGCCGTCTTCCCCAGCGACGCATCCTTTGTCACCCCAATTATGGAACGTGTTGAGGACGTCACCATCGAAATGGGCGGCAGCTTTTCGGCCGAACACGGGATTGGCCTGTCAAAACTGCCGTCAATGCAAAGACGCAAGGATCCGGTGGCTCTGACTGTGATGAAGCAGATCAAACAGGCGCTGGACCCGAAGGAGATCATGAACCCGGGGAAGGTGTTGCCGGAGTGA
- the glpK gene encoding glycerol kinase GlpK: MTHILAIDQGTTSSRAILFDHQMRPTRSAQREFTQHFPASGWVEHDPEEIWKTVRDTCLEVASGADIAAIGITNQRETTLVWDRATGQPIHNAIVWQDRRTAGTCSKLKEAGHEALVTSRTGLLLDPYFSGTKLAWILDNVDGARARAEAGELVFGTVDTFLIWRLTGGARHVTDATNAARTMLYDINSGAWDADICALLDIPMSMLPEVLDCAAKFGTTDLLGGETPILGVAGDQQAATIGQACFKPGMMKSTYGTGCFALLNTGDTPVTSTNRLLTTIAYQLDSKPTYALEGSIFIAGAAVQWLRDGLGIIDDAAQTGNLAKAADPEQDVVLVPAFTGLGAPYWDAECRGAVFGLTRGSGPKEFARAALESVGFQTRDLLAAMKADMGAKADTVLRVDGGMAASDWTMQFLADITGAAVDRPTVLETTALGAAWLAGMKAGLYPDQDGFAARWALDCRFEVKMDQATRARRYQTWQDAVSRTLSRP; the protein is encoded by the coding sequence ATGACCCACATTCTTGCCATTGATCAGGGCACCACATCCTCGCGCGCCATTTTGTTTGACCATCAGATGCGCCCGACCCGATCCGCGCAGCGCGAATTTACACAGCACTTTCCGGCCTCGGGTTGGGTCGAGCATGATCCGGAAGAAATTTGGAAAACGGTTCGCGATACCTGTCTTGAGGTTGCCAGCGGTGCTGACATCGCAGCCATTGGCATCACCAACCAGCGCGAAACGACGCTGGTCTGGGATCGGGCGACGGGACAACCAATTCACAACGCAATCGTGTGGCAGGACCGACGCACTGCTGGCACTTGTTCCAAGCTGAAAGAGGCCGGGCACGAAGCGCTTGTGACCAGTCGAACTGGGTTATTGTTGGATCCCTATTTCTCTGGGACAAAATTGGCCTGGATATTGGACAATGTGGACGGTGCCCGCGCCCGCGCCGAAGCGGGCGAGTTGGTGTTCGGCACGGTCGATACCTTTCTGATCTGGCGCCTGACAGGTGGGGCGCGGCACGTGACCGACGCCACCAACGCTGCGCGGACGATGCTCTACGACATCAACTCCGGCGCATGGGACGCTGACATCTGCGCGCTTCTGGATATCCCGATGTCGATGCTTCCCGAGGTGCTGGATTGCGCCGCCAAGTTCGGCACGACAGATCTGCTGGGTGGTGAGACCCCGATCCTGGGTGTTGCAGGTGATCAGCAGGCGGCCACGATTGGGCAGGCCTGTTTTAAACCCGGCATGATGAAATCCACATATGGCACGGGCTGCTTTGCGCTGTTGAATACGGGGGACACCCCGGTCACCTCGACCAATCGACTTCTGACCACCATTGCCTATCAATTGGATAGTAAGCCAACCTATGCGCTGGAAGGGTCGATTTTCATCGCCGGGGCCGCCGTGCAATGGCTGCGCGATGGGCTGGGGATCATCGATGATGCCGCACAGACGGGTAATCTGGCCAAAGCTGCTGACCCCGAACAGGACGTCGTTCTTGTTCCAGCCTTCACCGGCCTGGGCGCACCCTATTGGGATGCTGAATGCCGCGGTGCGGTGTTCGGCTTAACGCGAGGTTCAGGGCCAAAGGAATTTGCGCGCGCTGCACTTGAAAGCGTCGGGTTTCAGACCCGTGATCTGTTGGCTGCAATGAAGGCAGATATGGGGGCGAAGGCCGATACTGTGTTGCGTGTCGATGGTGGCATGGCGGCGTCTGACTGGACCATGCAGTTTCTGGCCGACATCACCGGAGCGGCCGTTGATCGCCCAACAGTGCTGGAAACCACCGCATTGGGGGCGGCTTGGCTGGCAGGGATGAAAGCGGGCCTATACCCCGATCAAGACGGGTTTGCCGCGCGTTGGGCGCTGGATTGCCGGTTCGAGGTCAAGATGGATCAGGCTACCCGGGCCCGACGCTATCAGACTTGGCAAGACGCTGTCAGCCGTACCCTTAGCCGCCCGTAG
- a CDS encoding YigZ family protein — MQQFNGFLTDRGSKYAVSGGPVTSRADVKAFLKALTRDKRFAKASHNTWAALLADDGPTKGDDGEAGAGLVILRMLEREGLQGHIIVVTRWFGGTKLGGDRFRRVQDCVDHYLTNADLRNGGG, encoded by the coding sequence ATGCAGCAGTTTAATGGTTTCCTGACCGATCGTGGTTCAAAATACGCAGTGTCTGGCGGGCCGGTCACGTCGCGTGCCGACGTGAAGGCGTTTCTGAAGGCACTGACCCGCGATAAGCGCTTCGCCAAGGCTAGCCACAATACCTGGGCTGCGCTTTTAGCTGATGATGGCCCGACAAAGGGCGACGACGGAGAGGCTGGGGCAGGGCTTGTCATCCTGCGGATGTTGGAGCGCGAGGGGTTGCAGGGTCACATCATTGTTGTAACCCGCTGGTTCGGGGGAACGAAGTTGGGGGGTGACAGATTCCGCCGTGTTCAGGATTGTGTGGATCACTATCTCACCAACGCTGATTTGCGAAATGGCGGAGGATAG
- a CDS encoding thymidine kinase encodes MAKLYFQYSTMNAGKSTLLLQASHNYGERGMQTYLITAKLDGRAGSARIGSRIGIGTDADTFDVGEDLFQKIKARLNAGPCACVFIDEAQFLEPDQVWQLARVVDDLGVPIMCYGLRVDFQGKLFPGSAALLALADEMREVRTICHCGKKATMVVRQDGEGNVLTAGDQVQIGGNETYVSLCRRHWREAVGDTEAMT; translated from the coding sequence ATGGCCAAACTCTATTTTCAATATTCGACGATGAATGCGGGTAAATCGACCCTGCTTCTGCAAGCCAGTCATAACTATGGCGAACGCGGCATGCAGACTTATCTGATCACCGCAAAACTGGATGGTCGGGCTGGGTCCGCTCGTATTGGCAGCCGGATCGGCATTGGTACTGACGCCGACACTTTTGATGTTGGCGAGGATCTGTTTCAGAAAATTAAAGCGCGGCTGAATGCCGGGCCGTGCGCCTGCGTGTTCATTGACGAAGCGCAGTTTCTTGAGCCCGATCAGGTGTGGCAATTGGCGCGTGTTGTCGACGACTTGGGCGTGCCGATCATGTGTTACGGCCTGCGCGTTGATTTTCAGGGCAAACTGTTCCCCGGGTCTGCTGCGCTTTTGGCATTGGCGGATGAAATGCGCGAAGTGCGCACGATCTGCCATTGCGGCAAGAAGGCCACGATGGTTGTCCGTCAAGACGGCGAAGGCAATGTGCTGACCGCGGGCGATCAGGTACAGATCGGCGGGAACGAAACCTATGTTTCGCTATGTCGCCGCCACTGGCGCGAAGCGGTGGGAGACACCGAAGCCATGACTTAA
- a CDS encoding 2-hydroxyacid dehydrogenase — translation MRLFISRPLPDAVVDRARKSFEVTVRTDTTSLSQDQMITSLRDFDLILPTLGDFYSAQVLDAAGDIRAKLLANFGVGYNHIDVDAAKAHGLAVSNTPGAVTDATADTAMTLILMTARRAGEGERMVRAGRWKGWHPTQMLGLHVTGKTIGIIGMGRIGQAIAARCHHGFGMDVVFFNRSPKNPPFPARQLPSIHEVAAACDILVIAVPGGADTQHLIGADTFTAMQPHAILVNIARGEIVDEAALIVALDAGQIAGAGLDVYEFEPKVPDALIARENVTLLPHLGTATLEVRTAMGMLAMDNLEAFAAGKPLISPV, via the coding sequence ATGCGGCTGTTCATTTCCCGCCCACTACCCGATGCGGTGGTCGACCGTGCGCGCAAAAGTTTCGAGGTGACTGTGCGCACCGACACCACATCCCTGTCGCAAGACCAGATGATCACCAGCCTGCGCGACTTCGACTTGATTCTACCAACGCTCGGGGATTTCTATTCCGCTCAGGTGTTGGATGCGGCGGGTGACATCCGCGCCAAGCTGCTGGCGAATTTTGGTGTCGGCTATAACCACATCGACGTGGATGCCGCCAAAGCGCATGGTTTGGCGGTGTCGAACACGCCCGGTGCGGTGACCGACGCCACTGCCGACACGGCGATGACCTTGATCCTGATGACAGCGCGGCGCGCGGGCGAAGGCGAACGCATGGTGCGGGCTGGGCGTTGGAAAGGGTGGCATCCCACACAGATGTTGGGGCTGCACGTCACAGGCAAGACCATCGGCATTATAGGCATGGGCCGGATTGGTCAGGCCATCGCCGCGCGCTGTCACCATGGGTTCGGTATGGATGTGGTGTTTTTCAATCGGTCCCCCAAAAACCCACCTTTTCCGGCACGTCAATTGCCCAGCATTCACGAGGTCGCAGCGGCCTGCGATATTCTGGTGATCGCGGTGCCTGGGGGTGCTGACACCCAGCACTTGATTGGCGCTGACACATTCACCGCCATGCAACCGCACGCCATTCTGGTGAACATCGCTCGCGGTGAAATCGTGGACGAAGCTGCACTGATCGTTGCGCTGGACGCCGGGCAGATCGCAGGTGCGGGACTGGATGTATATGAGTTTGAACCAAAGGTGCCAGACGCCCTGATCGCGCGGGAAAACGTGACCCTTTTGCCGCATCTGGGCACGGCCACGCTGGAAGTGCGCACGGCCATGGGAATGTTGGCGATGGACAATCTGGAAGCCTTCGCCGCGGGCAAGCCGCTGATTAGCCCGGTTTGA
- a CDS encoding tRNA-binding protein, with translation MGDLSFEDFLKVDIRKGTVTRAEPFPEARKPAIKLWVDFGPELGEKKSSAQITTHYDPETLVGKEVLAVVNFPPRQIGPVMSEVLVLGLPDEQEEIVLLTPDKTVPNGARMY, from the coding sequence ATGGGTGATCTGAGTTTTGAAGACTTCCTGAAGGTGGACATTCGCAAAGGCACCGTCACACGGGCTGAACCTTTTCCCGAAGCGCGTAAACCCGCCATAAAACTGTGGGTCGATTTCGGACCTGAGCTGGGCGAAAAGAAAAGCTCGGCGCAGATCACGACGCATTACGACCCCGAAACGCTTGTGGGGAAAGAGGTCTTGGCCGTCGTCAACTTCCCTCCCCGCCAAATTGGGCCTGTGATGAGCGAAGTACTGGTGTTGGGACTGCCCGACGAACAGGAGGAGATCGTACTGTTGACGCCCGACAAAACGGTGCCCAATGGCGCGCGGATGTATTGA
- the proC gene encoding pyrroline-5-carboxylate reductase — MSADMKDLEARGLVLLGCGKMGSAMLEGWLAQGLPAGSVWVNDPYPSEWLSALEGLNLNADLPTNPAIVLVAVKPQMMTDALPTLASLGNGTTLFLSVAAGTPIATYEAMVGDQTPIIRAMPNTPAAVGRGITAICGNSRATAAHMDMAETLLSAVGQVVRLEGEHQMDAVTAVSGSGPAYVFHLIETLAAAGVAQGLSPALSMQLAKATVGGAGALAENASDDPAQLRKNVTSPGGTTAAALEVLMNEADGFPSLLTRAVAAAANRSKELANG, encoded by the coding sequence ATGAGCGCAGATATGAAAGACCTAGAGGCGCGCGGCCTGGTGCTTTTGGGTTGCGGCAAGATGGGGTCGGCAATGCTGGAGGGCTGGCTTGCGCAAGGGCTTCCGGCTGGGTCCGTTTGGGTCAATGATCCCTATCCGTCAGAGTGGCTGTCCGCGCTGGAGGGGTTGAACCTGAATGCCGACCTGCCGACCAACCCCGCGATCGTTTTGGTGGCCGTGAAGCCCCAGATGATGACGGATGCCCTGCCGACGCTGGCAAGTCTCGGCAACGGCACGACGCTGTTTTTGTCTGTTGCCGCTGGCACGCCCATCGCAACCTATGAGGCCATGGTGGGGGACCAAACACCAATCATCCGCGCGATGCCAAATACACCTGCTGCCGTCGGGCGTGGGATCACCGCTATCTGCGGCAACAGTCGCGCGACCGCTGCCCATATGGACATGGCGGAAACGCTGTTGTCGGCCGTCGGGCAGGTTGTCCGGCTTGAAGGCGAGCATCAGATGGACGCGGTCACTGCTGTATCCGGCTCTGGTCCAGCCTATGTGTTCCACCTCATCGAAACGCTCGCTGCTGCGGGCGTTGCACAAGGTTTATCACCCGCGCTCTCCATGCAACTTGCCAAGGCGACCGTCGGTGGCGCCGGTGCGTTGGCCGAAAACGCAAGCGACGACCCGGCTCAGCTTCGCAAGAACGTGACCAGCCCTGGTGGCACCACAGCCGCCGCGCTTGAGGTTTTGATGAATGAGGCAGACGGCTTCCCATCACTTCTGACCCGCGCCGTCGCCGCTGCCGCCAACCGATCCAAGGAGCTTGCAAATGGGTGA
- a CDS encoding YbjN domain-containing protein, translated as MSATEQFIDSEDLHPIDIVETIAEHRAWEFDRVADDQIAMAVEGQWRTYSITLAWSPYDETLRLICTFEMEPPEDSLPRLYEALNMTNDMCWTGAFTYWHEQRLMVYRYGLALNGGQIVSPQQIDQLISSAVATSERFYPAFQLVSWTDRTIEDSLKVAIAEAYGRA; from the coding sequence ATGTCCGCGACAGAGCAGTTTATCGACAGTGAAGACCTTCATCCCATCGACATCGTCGAAACCATCGCGGAACACCGCGCATGGGAATTTGACCGTGTTGCAGATGACCAGATCGCCATGGCGGTCGAAGGGCAGTGGCGCACCTATTCGATCACATTGGCATGGTCGCCCTATGATGAAACGCTGCGCCTGATCTGCACGTTCGAGATGGAGCCACCCGAGGACAGTCTGCCGCGCTTATATGAAGCGCTTAACATGACCAACGATATGTGTTGGACCGGGGCGTTCACCTATTGGCATGAGCAGCGGCTGATGGTGTATCGCTATGGGCTTGCATTGAACGGCGGACAGATTGTCAGCCCGCAACAGATTGACCAGTTGATCTCAAGCGCGGTCGCCACCTCCGAGAGGTTCTATCCAGCCTTCCAACTGGTAAGCTGGACCGACCGTACCATCGAAGACTCGCTGAAAGTCGCCATCGCCGAGGCTTATGGCCGCGCCTGA